Below is a window of bacterium DNA.
CCTCGGCCGCAAAATATAGTGTTTTCAAGGGTACGGTCAAACGTATTATAGCCGGAGGCGCCCCCGCCGGGCACGTCGGAAAGTCCGCGGGCCCGGCGGGGGGAGAGAGGAAAAGCCATGAAACCCACACACGGCATCAAGCGCGGACGGAGGCGGTGGCGGGGGTGGCTGCCGGCGGCGGCAGCGGCCCTGGGCGGGGCTTTGGCCGGCTGCGGGGGCGGGGAGCCCGCCGGGCCCGCGCCCAACGTCCTCCTGATCGTGATCGACACCCTCCGCGCCGACCACCTCGGCTGTTACGGCTACTTCCGGAACACCTCGCCGTTTCTCGACGGTTTCGCCGCCTCCAACCTGGTGTTCGAGGACGCCTTCTGCTCCATCCCCATCACCCTTCCCTCCCACTCCACCATCCTCAGCGGCCTCTACCCCCAGAAGACCGGGGTCCTGCGGAACTGGGGGACGCTTCCGGATTCGATCGTCACCCTCCCCGAAATCCTCCGTTCCCGCGGCTACCGGACCGGGGCCGTGGTCAGCACCGCCGTCCTCAAAAAAGGCAAAAACCTGGAGCAGGGATTCGACGACTACCTCGAAAACTGGGGGATCTCGGAGAAAGTCCCCCGGGGGGAAGGGGCCGCCTGGGAACTGAAGGGGTTGGCGGAAGACGCCGACCGGATGGCCCTGGAATGGATCGAACGCGACCGGGACCGCCCGTTTTTCCTTTTCATCAATTACTACGACGTTCACGGGCCCTACGTGGAGGACGAGCGCTTCGCCCGGACCTTCGACCCCGATTCCCCCCGGTTTCTGGAGTACCTGCGCGGCCATTACGACCGGATGCCGGACCTGGACTGGAAGCGCGAATCGATCACCTTCTACGACCGGTCCCTGCGCTACCTCGACCGGGAACTGGAGACGTTCTTCGCGCGCCTGCGGGAGCTGGGCGTCCTGGAAAACGCCCTGGTCGTGGTCACCTCCGACCACGGCAACGGCCTTTTCCAGCACGGGGACTACTGGAGCCACGGCGAGCAGCTCTACGACGAGCACATCCACATACCCCTCCTGGTCAAGCTGCCGGGAAAAGGCCGGGCGGGGCGGATCCGGGGGATGGTGGAAACCGTCGACCTCCTCCCCTCCATCCTCGAACTGGCGGGGATCGACCCCCCGGAGGGAGGCGACGGGACAAGCTTCCTCCCGCTTCTGAACGGGACCGGGGGCAAGGAGCGCGTCTACGCCATGAGCGTCCTGGAAGACCGGCTCAACCGGCCCCGGCCCCGCGAGTTCGCGGTCCGCACCCGCGACGCCAAACTGATCTGCCGCCCCGGGGGGGAAAGCAGCTTCTACCGCCTCGACCGCGACCCGCTGGAGATGGCCGACGTCTTCGCCCGGGCCGAAACCGACCAGCGCGGGTTCCTGACCTCGCTCCGCAACCGGGGCGCGGCCTGGTACAGGCCGGTCCTGAGCGCCGGGGACGGGGGCGGGGGGCCGGACGAAAACACCCTCCGGGAACTCAAGGCCCTGGGGTACATCACCCCCTAAGCTTCCCCTCCCGGGCCGATCAGGGCTCCGGGGAAGTCCCCGGGGACGCCGGGGGACGGGGTGCGGAAAGATAACCCAGCGCCCGCAGCTTCTCCATCTCCCGCTCGCTCAGGTCCACCCGGGAACCGGCCCCGGGAGCGAGGGCCAGGTCGGCGGCGAGGCGGCGGCGGAAGAGGGCTTCCGCCCGGCGGCGTTCCGGGCCGGTCACCAGGAACCGGTGGGTCTCGGCCGGGTCGCGGCGCAGGTCGAGAACGGCGGTCTCCCCCCGCTCCCGGTTGTAGAGCAGCTTCCACTCCGGGGTCCGGAGCGCCTGCAGGGCGGGCAAGAGCTCGAGCAGGGCGGTCCGATCCCGCTCCTCCGCTTCCCCCCGGATCAGGGGCAGGAGGGAACGCCCCTGGATGCCTGCCCACGGAGCCAGGCCGGCCGCCTCCAGGACGGTGGGGGCGATGTCGACCAGGGCGGTCTGGACCTCGACCCGGTCCGTCCGGGGCGCTTCCCCCGGGAGCTTGACCAGGAGGGGGACGTGGACGACTTCGTCGTAGAGCGAGGCCCGGTGCCCCTTGCCGCCGTGTTCGAAGAACTCGTCGCCGTGGTCGGCGGTGACCACGATCAAGGTGTTCTCCCACAGGCCCCGTTCCTTCAGGACCCGGAAGAGTTCGCCCAGGGCGCGGTCGGTCCAGGCGATCTCGCCGTCGTAGAGCGCGACGATATGAAAGAGGTCGCGGGGGTCCATCCCCTCCTCCACCGCCGGGTTGTGGATGTAGTCCCGTCCCGTGACCGGGCCCCGGTAGTCGGGGTCGAAGAGCCGGTCGTACGGCGCCGGGGGGATATAGTCGTAGTGGACGTCCCAGAAATGAAGGAAGAGAAAGAAGGGGCGGTCGCGCTTCTCCCCGAGCCAGTCCCCGGCCAGCTCGACGATCCGCTCGCTGGTGACGTCGCCGTGGCCGGCGTCCCGTTCCCGTTCGCTGGGGAGGATGGTGTCCCGGCTCCCGTGCCGGTCGAAGTCGGTGTTGTGGTAGAGGTCGAATCCGCGCCCGAACCCGAAGGCGGGGTTGAGGTAGGGGGAGGAGCAGAAGGCGGCGGTGGCGTAGCCCGCCGCGCTCAGGGCTTCGGGGAGGGTGGGGACGGAATCGTTGAGGCTGAAGCCGTCTCCCACCACCTGGTGGGCGGAGATGTCGCGGCCGGTGAAGATGGAGATATGCGAGGGGAGGGTCCAGGAGGTGGTGGCGGCGCAGGCGGCGAAGAGCGTCCCTTCCTCGGCCAGCTCGTCCAGGTGGGGGCTGGTGTTCCGCCCGTAGCCGTAACAGCTCAGGTGGTCGGCCCGGAGGCTGTCGATCGAGATCAGCAGAACGTCGGGGGGGCGCCGCTCCCGCTTCAGGAGCAGCGCCGCCGCGGCGGCCGCCGCCGCCAGGATTACCGCTGTCGCCGCTATCTTTTTCATTGCCTTGCCGGTGAACGCCGGTGTGTCTATTATCCGGAAAAGCCCGCGGCCGGGCAAGCACCGGCCGCGGGGCGGGAGACCCGGAATGGGCGAAAACGACGGCGACAAACGGGGCGTACGAAAGATGAAGGCCGCTCTCGTCTTCCTGGCGGCGGGGCTGGCGGCCGGGGGCTGCGCCGGCCGCTCCCCCGACGCCGGGACCCCCCCGATCCCGGAACTGCGGCTGGAAGCGACCGCGGCCGGGGAACTGGTCTGCTCCCTGGAGCGGGAAGGGACCGCCGTTCTCGGGCCTTCCCCCCTGGGGATCGCGGTCGCCGGATCCGTCCTCGGCGCCGGCGTCCGCGAAGTGCGGCTCCTGCGGGAAGGGCCCTGGGAAGTTTCCTTCCCCTGGCGGGGGAAGCGTTCGTGGATCGATCTGCGGGGGCGGGAAGCGGAGTACCTGATCGAGGAAGCGGACGGGGAGTGGAAGGTCCAGGTCCGGACCGCTCCCGGTGGGGCGGCCTGGCGGTACCTGGTCCCCGGCGCGGGCGTCCGTCGGGTGGAAGGCGAACGCACCGGGTTCGTCTTCCCCGAGGGCGCCGCCGGGTGGGCCATGTTCTCGACCCCGGTCTACGAAGGCGTCTTCCGCCGCCTCCCCCTGGACGGCGGCGGCGCTCCGGGGCCCGGGGCCCGGCTCGGGCTCCCGCTCACCTTCCAGCTCGCCGACGGTTCCTTCGGGAGCGTCCTGGAAAGCGGGGTCCTGGGCTACAGCGGCATGACCCTGCGCTTCGACCCCGGGGAGCGGGCCTGGACCGCCGCCTTCGAGGAAGAAACCGGGGGCTGGCTCATGGAGGGGGAGATCTCCTCCCCCTGGCGCGTGGTCCTCACCGGGCCCGACCTCGATTCCCTGGTCGGTTCCGGCCTGGTCCCGGCCCTGGCCCCCGCGCCCG
It encodes the following:
- a CDS encoding sulfatase — protein: MKPTHGIKRGRRRWRGWLPAAAAALGGALAGCGGGEPAGPAPNVLLIVIDTLRADHLGCYGYFRNTSPFLDGFAASNLVFEDAFCSIPITLPSHSTILSGLYPQKTGVLRNWGTLPDSIVTLPEILRSRGYRTGAVVSTAVLKKGKNLEQGFDDYLENWGISEKVPRGEGAAWELKGLAEDADRMALEWIERDRDRPFFLFINYYDVHGPYVEDERFARTFDPDSPRFLEYLRGHYDRMPDLDWKRESITFYDRSLRYLDRELETFFARLRELGVLENALVVVTSDHGNGLFQHGDYWSHGEQLYDEHIHIPLLVKLPGKGRAGRIRGMVETVDLLPSILELAGIDPPEGGDGTSFLPLLNGTGGKERVYAMSVLEDRLNRPRPREFAVRTRDAKLICRPGGESSFYRLDRDPLEMADVFARAETDQRGFLTSLRNRGAAWYRPVLSAGDGGGGPDENTLRELKALGYITP
- a CDS encoding sulfatase; translation: MKKIAATAVILAAAAAAAALLLKRERRPPDVLLISIDSLRADHLSCYGYGRNTSPHLDELAEEGTLFAACAATTSWTLPSHISIFTGRDISAHQVVGDGFSLNDSVPTLPEALSAAGYATAAFCSSPYLNPAFGFGRGFDLYHNTDFDRHGSRDTILPSERERDAGHGDVTSERIVELAGDWLGEKRDRPFFLFLHFWDVHYDYIPPAPYDRLFDPDYRGPVTGRDYIHNPAVEEGMDPRDLFHIVALYDGEIAWTDRALGELFRVLKERGLWENTLIVVTADHGDEFFEHGGKGHRASLYDEVVHVPLLVKLPGEAPRTDRVEVQTALVDIAPTVLEAAGLAPWAGIQGRSLLPLIRGEAEERDRTALLELLPALQALRTPEWKLLYNRERGETAVLDLRRDPAETHRFLVTGPERRRAEALFRRRLAADLALAPGAGSRVDLSEREMEKLRALGYLSAPRPPASPGTSPEP